One genomic window of Campylobacter sp. MIT 99-7217 includes the following:
- a CDS encoding RluA family pseudouridine synthase, with amino-acid sequence MQKFLVHTPCRLDVFLAQSLNQSRNQVSLLIKDECIKVNSILQNKTSFKLKENDEVEVIFKEKSQIQNNFEINFDIEVLFEDEDLLVINKPPCLVVHGASSVKEATLVDWLLSKNYALSSLNGLQRAGLIHRLDKETSGALIIAKNNTSHQILSKQLQDKSMGRYYLALIDLALKEDKLVVEKALARAINHRIKKTALEKARSSSGIKHAKSAFINLLSQEQKEPNLIAAKLFTGRTHQIRAHLESLNRHILGDELYGYRGKFKTRVMLHAYFVYFLHPKTQEKYIIKAPIYDDFNTILHKYFTQGEIDEKTSLSFIEQCFDTFV; translated from the coding sequence ATGCAAAAATTTTTAGTCCATACGCCTTGTCGCTTAGATGTGTTCTTAGCCCAAAGTCTTAATCAAAGCCGAAATCAAGTAAGTTTATTGATAAAAGATGAATGTATAAAAGTTAATTCTATCCTACAAAATAAAACCTCTTTTAAGCTTAAAGAAAATGATGAAGTTGAGGTGATTTTCAAAGAAAAAAGCCAAATACAAAATAACTTTGAAATTAATTTTGATATTGAGGTGCTTTTTGAAGATGAGGATTTACTTGTTATCAATAAGCCCCCATGCCTTGTTGTTCATGGAGCAAGTAGCGTGAAAGAAGCAACGCTTGTGGATTGGCTTTTGAGCAAAAATTATGCCTTATCAAGTTTAAATGGCTTGCAAAGAGCAGGTCTTATACACCGCTTGGATAAAGAAACAAGTGGGGCTTTAATCATAGCTAAAAATAATACTTCTCATCAAATTTTAAGCAAACAATTACAAGATAAAAGCATGGGAAGATACTATCTTGCTCTGATCGATCTTGCTTTAAAAGAAGATAAACTTGTTGTTGAAAAGGCTCTTGCAAGAGCCATAAATCACAGGATCAAAAAAACAGCCCTTGAAAAGGCTCGAAGCTCAAGTGGGATAAAACATGCAAAAAGTGCTTTTATTAATTTACTCAGCCAAGAACAAAAAGAGCCAAATCTCATAGCAGCAAAGCTTTTTACAGGACGCACACATCAAATAAGAGCGCATCTTGAAAGTTTAAATCGTCATATTTTAGGAGATGAACTTTATGGATATAGGGGTAAATTTAAAACTAGGGTTATGCTTCATGCTTATTTTGTGTATTTTTTACACCCAAAAACTCAAGAAAAGTACATAATTAAAGCACCAATTTATGATGATTTTAATACAATTTTACACAAATATTTCACACAAGGAGAAATTGATGAAAAAACTTCGCTTAGCTTTATTGAGCAGTGTTTTGATACTTTTGTTTAG